CCCAGGACGAATTGCCGCCCGCGTTGCCGCAATGATTGGGTTCGCCGGTCTGGGTCGCGCCGCCGTAAGTGCTGAAGACCTGCGTGCTCGAATAACCGCGCGATGTGCCGCCGGCATCACTGACAGAACGCGCGCTCGCCGGGCCGAACGAGGAAACACCGTAGGAAGCAATCGTGCCGTTTTTGCTGAAGGGCAAACCCTGCGCCTCGTTCTGCACCGCTGTATAAGCTGTCTGAAATTTATCCGCTGCGACCGCATTTGTGTTCACCGCGCCATCCAAAACACTGATCTCAAGGCTCGCGGGTTTGGACGTGATGGACTGGTTGGACTTGGTGACTTTCACGGTGTAAATGCCGACGCTCGCCACGGAAGCATTTTTCACCAGCAAGTTCGCCGAAGTCGCGCCGGAAATCGCCGCGCCATTTTGATACCACTGATAGGTTGAACCCGAGCCCGCCGTCACGGCGAACGTCGCGGTTCCGCCGGTGGTGACGATTTGATTCGCGGGCTGCGTGGAGATCTGCGGGATGGCCGCAGCGAGCGGATTGTAACTCGCCGAAATGACAATTTGTCCCGAAGCGCCATAAGCGCCGTCAATCGCAATGGCGTAAGACGTGCCGGGAGTTACATTGAAAGTCACCGAACTTGTGTAGTAACCGCCCGCATCGTCATCACTCACCACCGGGGTAAGGTTACTGAGCGTCGTGCCGGTATAAACGGCGATGACCGTATCAAAGCTGCTGCCCGCCGTGGAAATCGTGGCCGTGCCCTTGGTCAACAACAACGAAGGCGTCCACTTGAGCCAAACCGATTTGCCGCCCGGCACACCGGCATGAACCGGTTCGCCCGGCTCGCTCGTCGCGCTCACGTTGCTGCCCACGCCGCCCAGCAATCCGCCGACGATCGGCAACGCCACCAAACCCATGTCACCGCGCGAAGCAAAACTATCGCTCGCCGGAAGCGGCAACAACCCGCCGATATTGATGATAGCCCCGTCTGAAGTCAGAGCGCCGGTAAGATCGGACACCACGCAGGTGTAGAGACCGCCGTCGCCCAGATTCAAAGTCGCTTTGCTGTAGGTGGAATTCGTCGCGCCCGGAATATTTTCGCCGTTAAGCCGCCATTGATAATGCGCATTGGGCGAGCCGAGGATGCCCGTCACCAGATTCAGCAGGCCGCCGAGATTCAACAACTGCGTGATCGGTTGCAGATTGATCAGAATGGCCGAGGGAGCGGAGACGTTCAGGCTATATTGGTTAGTGGCCGCGCCGAAATTCAAATTATACTGGTCCTGGATGAAACTCGCCACGTTCGTCGCGCCGCCCACCGCATTTCCCGACGCAAAGACCGTCAACGTGGCAGATGCGCCCGCGCCCAGTGTGCCGACGTTCCAGGTGATGGTGTTGCCCGTGGGAGCGGGAGGAGTAAATTGCGTGGCCGTCGAGTAAGCATAAATGAAGCTCGCCGGAAAAACATCCTTCACCACGATTCCCGTGGCGTCGTTCGCGGACGAGTTCACCAGTTTAACCGTGAAGGCGACTTGATCACCGACCCGCACGGTGTTGGACGAAGCGCCCATCGTCAGCGCGAGACTCACGGAATTCGTGGGCGCGAATTGCAGGCTGTTCGAGAAATCGGAGACGTTGTTGCCGGAATCGGTCGCGGTGGCGAGCACGTAATCATTCAGCGGAACCGTCGGCGGAAAAGAAACGAAGAAAGTGGCGTTGCCCGATCCATCGGTTTCAACGGAGGAAGAACCAATATACGTTTTGTTGTCGGCAGGATTGCCGGTGGGGCTTTCGTAGAAATCCAACTGGAAGGCGGAATTCGCCGCCGCGTTCAAACTGCCGCGCGCCACGATGGCATTGCCGTTGGCCGTTACCGAAGTCAGCACCGGGGCGGCGGAGGCTGCCACCGACACCAATATTAATATGGCCAGCGCCATCAGGCCGCGCAGGGCGCCGGTTACAAACCGCGTGCCGGCCAATCTTTGCGTATTCTGTTCCGTTGATTTCATCCGTAGGTACATTTCTGACACGACCCCTTTCAGCAAAAAACAGACCAGCCGCTGGTTTTATCATTTCTTTTAAAAAATACTACGGAACCAACACACGCCGACAGGACACATCCGTACTATTACGAGACAAAAACAAAAGCCACTGTCTTGAACCAAGACATTTGCAGAAGACACTTGTCACACTTCGGGACACTTCAGGTCAGTTGCTTTGCTGCCGATTGTCCTACAGAGCGCGTTCCGCGAATTTCCGCAAACCTTATGGCGTGCGGAATATCCGCAATTCACCGGGGCGGCTTTGCTTGGCAGATGTTTTGCTCACGCTTGCTTTGCTTGACTATGATACGTGTAACAATTCGCAGTATTGGGAATCGCGCGCGGGCAGCACAGATTTCGCAAGTTTGCGCCGGCGCATTGATCGCCGCCTTCGCCGCTTTTCACCTGACTGGCGCTTCCGCCGCTCCGAGCGAACCCGCTTTGGCCGGCACGGTTCTCACGGTCGAAGGCACGGTCGAGATCGCCCGCACGGGTGAAACCCAATGGACCGCAGTCAGCACGAATGTCACGCTCGGCTTCGGCGATAGTCTCCGCACCGCCTCTCAGAGCCGCGCCACCGTCCGCCTTTCCGACCTCAGCGTGATTCGCGTGAATGAAAAAACCGTGCTCGAAATTCGCCCGCAGGATACCGGCAATGGTTCGCGCCTCGATCTGCAAACCGGCTCCACTTACTTTTTCCATCGCTCAAAACCCGCGAGCGTGGAATTTCAAACGCCTTTGATCTCCGGCGCGATTCGCGGCACGGAATTCAATCTCTCCGCCGAAACCAATTCCGGCCCGACTACCGTTACGCTCATCGAGGGCCAGGTCGCGCTGAACAATTCCCACGGCCAGCTTGTTTTGAATAGCGGCGAGCAGGGCACGGTGGATCCCGGCCAGGCGCCGCGCAAGACCGCCGTCATCAATGCCATCAATATTATCCAATGGTCGTTGTATTATCCCGCCGTGCTCGACCCGGATGAGATCGGTTTGTCTGATGCCGAAAAATCCGCGCAGAGTTATTCTCTCGCTGCTTATCGCTCCGGCGATCTGCTGGCCGCATTGAAAGAATATCCCAAGAGTGCGCCGACTTCCGATGCGTTGCGCGTGCAACACGCGGCGTTGTTATTGTCGGTCGGGCAAGTGGACGAGACGGAAGCGGCGTTGAAAGATGTGCCAGCCTCGGCCTCCAGCCTCGCGTTGCGTGAAGTCATCGCGGCAGTGAAGCATCAGGAATTTTCCCGCAGCAGCGCACCTCAAACGGCCAGCGAATGGCTCGCGGAATCGTATTATCAACAGTCGCGTTCGCAGTTGAAACCGGCGCTTGCCGCCGCGCGTTCCGCTGTCGCGAAATCGCCGAAGTTCGGTTTTGCGTGGGTGCGCGTCGCGGAATTGGAATTCAGCCTTGGCCACGCGGACGCCGCAAAAACCGCGCTTGATCGCGGCCTCGAACTTTCCCCGCGCAATGCCCAGGCGCTCACGCTCAAGGGTTTTATTCTCGCCTCGCAAAATCGCACGCGCGAAGCCGCCGCGAGTTTTGACGATGCCATTTCCACCGATGGCGCGCTCGCCAATGCGTGGCTCGGCCGCGGCTTGTGCCGGATTCACGAAGGTCACGTCGAAGCCGGACGCAATGACATTCAGGTCGCCGCGACGCTTGAGCCAAACCGCGCGGAACTGCGCAATTATCTCGGCAAAGCGTGGATTGAAACTCACGACCCCAAACACGCCGAAAAAGAATTGGCGCTCGCAAAACAATTTGATCCCGCCGACCCGACACCGTGGTTGTATTCAGCCTTGCTGAATTTCGATTACAACCAGGACAATCAGGCGATTCACGATTTGGAAAAATCCAAGGAGTTGAACAATAACCGCAGCGTGTTCCGCTCGAAGCTGCTGCTCGACCAGGACCAGGCGGTGCGCGGCGCGAACCTTGCGAAGATTTATCAGGACGACGGCATGTTCGACGTGAGCGTGCGCGAATCCGCGCAGGCCGTGGACAACGACTACGCGAATTATTCCGCGCATCTTTTTCTCGCGAACAGTTACGACGCCCTCCGCGATCCCAAGCGCATCAATCTCCGTTACGAAACGCCGTGGTTCAGCCAGTTACTCGTCGCGGATTTGCTCGCGCCGGTCGGCGGCGTGTCGCTCTCGCAAAATGTTTCGCAACAGGAATACTCACGCCTCTTTGATGGCGACCACGTCGGCGTCTATAACGACACGCAATACACCAGCCGCGGTGACTGGCTGGAGACAGCGTCGGTTTATGGCAACGTGGACAACACCGGTTTCTCGCTCGATGTTTTTCACCAAACCGAAAACGGTTTTCGCGCAAACAATGATCTTCAGGACAATGAATTCACCGCGAAATTCAAACAACAGATCACGCCGCAGGATTCAGTGTTCCTCGAAGTCTCCACACAGAACACGCACTCGGGTGATTTGAACCAGTATTATTCGCAATCCCAGGCGATCTCGAACTTGCGGGTGTCCGAGGAGCAGGAACCGAATTTGTTCATCGGTTATCATCGCGAGTGGGCGCCGGGCGTTCACACGCTGATACTCGCCGGACGTTTGCAGGATGATTTTTCGTTGAACAGCCCGACGAATAACACGCCTTTCATCAGCACCGGCGCGGTGCCGATCCCCGGTTTCTCGCTGCAACCTTTTCCGTTCACTTTCCAAAGCGAACTCGTCGCCTACACCGCGGAGCTTCAACAAATATTCCAGACCGATTCGCAAACGCTCGTGCTCGGCGCGCGCTATCAGACCGGTGATTTGCAAAACATGTCCGCGCTCACGAACACGCTGCAAATTCCCGCAATGTCCATCAACCAATCGCTGGACGCGCAACTCAAACGTGTGACGGGTTACGGGTATTATTCGTATCGCGTTGTGGACCCGCTGCTGCTCACCGCCGCGTTGAATTATGATCATCTTGAGTATCCTGATAATGACGAACGTCCCCCCATCGCGGGCACGGAGACGAGCAAAGACCAAGTCTCGCCCAAGCTCGGATTCCGCTGGACGCCGCTCGAACACTCCACTTTCCGTGGCGCATGGACGCGTTCGCTCGGCGGCGTGTTTTACGATACCAGCGTGCGCCTGGAGCCGACGGAAATCGCCGGATTCAACGACGCCTTCCGCAGCATTCTCCCCGAATCCATCGCGGGGCTCGTGCCCGGTTCGCGCTTTGAAACTTATGACTTGGCCTTCGACCAGGAATTACCGGCCACGCGCACTTACTTCAGCGTCGTCGCGGAGTTGCTGAAATCCACCGGTGAAACCGGCGACGGCGCCATTCGCCGCACCGGGCCGATCAATCCGATGCCATTTGAATTGAACGAGCGCCTTGATTATGCCGACCGTTCACTTTCAGTGATCGTGAATCAGTTGCTTGGCGATGAATTTGCCGTGGGCGCGAGTTATCGCATTGATCTGGCGAAACTCGACAACCAATTCCTGGGAACCGCCATCGCGAATCCGCAAACCAAAGCGACTTTGCAGCAAGTCAATCTCTACGCGCTCTTCAATCATCGCTGTGGATTTTTCAGCAAGGTCGAAGCCGTCTGGTCCGCGCAATCGAACTCGGGATACACGCCGGACATTCCGGGCGACGACTTCGTGCAGGTCAATGCCTTCGCTGGATACCGCCTCCCGCGCCGCCTTGCCGAGATGCAAGTGGGCGTGCTGAATATCGGCAATCGCGATTACAACCTCAACCCGCTCACCCTCTACACCGAACTGCCGCGGGAGCGCACGTTCGTGGCGGAATTCAAATTCAATTTCTAAACCCGAGCGGATGAAGCGGGATTTTTCATGGTGGTTTAAATTTTGCGTGAACGCCGCGCCGAAAGAGGTTGGCCATTTCATGCACTCCGCCGCCGTCCCCGCGTCGCTGTTGCGCAGTTGGAGCCGCTCAGCGTTCAAATCCACTTTATTCAAGCCCCTTGCAAATCCCTTCGCGGAGAATATCCTTGCCGACGCGCGGCCGCTCGATGCCACCGCTCATCTGGATGAATCTGAAAAATAAATCCTGGGGCTATTGGCTCGGCGGCGGATTAAGCGCAATGCTGGTTTTTGCGCTCGGCCTGCATTTGCTCGTTTCGACAGGACCCTTCGCCCATTCCCTCGAATGGATGAGTTACAATTATTCCTTCGATCTCGGTTTGTTCGCGAGTCCTGACGTCAAATCTTCCGGCGTCGTCATTGTTTTTATTGACGAAAAATCGTTCAAGGATTTGGACCAGCCGCAGAATCAATCGCTGGACCGCAAGTTCCAGGCGGACCTGTTGAATCGCATGAAACAGGACCAGGCTAAAGCCGTGGTCATGGACATCATTTTCAGCGATCCGGGCCCGCAGGATCGGCTGGCTTCCGACGCAAAATTTACCGAAGCACTTCGCGCCAACGGCCATGTGGTGCTCGGCGTGGACTACAATCGTTCGGACGAAGACAACGTGCGGCCTTTTATGAACACCGCGTCCACCCTGCTCACCACCCGCGCGATGGACAAGATTTTGACGTTCCCGTACGAGCCGTTCCGCAAGG
This genomic interval from Verrucomicrobiia bacterium contains the following:
- a CDS encoding TonB-dependent receptor; its protein translation is MIRVTIRSIGNRARAAQISQVCAGALIAAFAAFHLTGASAAPSEPALAGTVLTVEGTVEIARTGETQWTAVSTNVTLGFGDSLRTASQSRATVRLSDLSVIRVNEKTVLEIRPQDTGNGSRLDLQTGSTYFFHRSKPASVEFQTPLISGAIRGTEFNLSAETNSGPTTVTLIEGQVALNNSHGQLVLNSGEQGTVDPGQAPRKTAVINAINIIQWSLYYPAVLDPDEIGLSDAEKSAQSYSLAAYRSGDLLAALKEYPKSAPTSDALRVQHAALLLSVGQVDETEAALKDVPASASSLALREVIAAVKHQEFSRSSAPQTASEWLAESYYQQSRSQLKPALAAARSAVAKSPKFGFAWVRVAELEFSLGHADAAKTALDRGLELSPRNAQALTLKGFILASQNRTREAAASFDDAISTDGALANAWLGRGLCRIHEGHVEAGRNDIQVAATLEPNRAELRNYLGKAWIETHDPKHAEKELALAKQFDPADPTPWLYSALLNFDYNQDNQAIHDLEKSKELNNNRSVFRSKLLLDQDQAVRGANLAKIYQDDGMFDVSVRESAQAVDNDYANYSAHLFLANSYDALRDPKRINLRYETPWFSQLLVADLLAPVGGVSLSQNVSQQEYSRLFDGDHVGVYNDTQYTSRGDWLETASVYGNVDNTGFSLDVFHQTENGFRANNDLQDNEFTAKFKQQITPQDSVFLEVSTQNTHSGDLNQYYSQSQAISNLRVSEEQEPNLFIGYHREWAPGVHTLILAGRLQDDFSLNSPTNNTPFISTGAVPIPGFSLQPFPFTFQSELVAYTAELQQIFQTDSQTLVLGARYQTGDLQNMSALTNTLQIPAMSINQSLDAQLKRVTGYGYYSYRVVDPLLLTAALNYDHLEYPDNDERPPIAGTETSKDQVSPKLGFRWTPLEHSTFRGAWTRSLGGVFYDTSVRLEPTEIAGFNDAFRSILPESIAGLVPGSRFETYDLAFDQELPATRTYFSVVAELLKSTGETGDGAIRRTGPINPMPFELNERLDYADRSLSVIVNQLLGDEFAVGASYRIDLAKLDNQFLGTAIANPQTKATLQQVNLYALFNHRCGFFSKVEAVWSAQSNSGYTPDIPGDDFVQVNAFAGYRLPRRLAEMQVGVLNIGNRDYNLNPLTLYTELPRERTFVAEFKFNF
- a CDS encoding immunoglobulin domain-containing protein, which produces MKSTEQNTQRLAGTRFVTGALRGLMALAILILVSVAASAAPVLTSVTANGNAIVARGSLNAAANSAFQLDFYESPTGNPADNKTYIGSSSVETDGSGNATFFVSFPPTVPLNDYVLATATDSGNNVSDFSNSLQFAPTNSVSLALTMGASSNTVRVGDQVAFTVKLVNSSANDATGIVVKDVFPASFIYAYSTATQFTPPAPTGNTITWNVGTLGAGASATLTVFASGNAVGGATNVASFIQDQYNLNFGAATNQYSLNVSAPSAILINLQPITQLLNLGGLLNLVTGILGSPNAHYQWRLNGENIPGATNSTYSKATLNLGDGGLYTCVVSDLTGALTSDGAIINIGGLLPLPASDSFASRGDMGLVALPIVGGLLGGVGSNVSATSEPGEPVHAGVPGGKSVWLKWTPSLLLTKGTATISTAGSSFDTVIAVYTGTTLSNLTPVVSDDDAGGYYTSSVTFNVTPGTSYAIAIDGAYGASGQIVISASYNPLAAAIPQISTQPANQIVTTGGTATFAVTAGSGSTYQWYQNGAAISGATSANLLVKNASVASVGIYTVKVTKSNQSITSKPASLEISVLDGAVNTNAVAADKFQTAYTAVQNEAQGLPFSKNGTIASYGVSSFGPASARSVSDAGGTSRGYSSTQVFSTYGGATQTGEPNHCGNAGGNSSWASVQAADNGVLVIDTDGSSFNTILAVYTGNGDDFASLMPVACDIGSGQGGTNSRVSFAATSNTVYYVAVDSVNGTAGTVVLNANLTVPPTITAQPVSQTVSPGATLSLAAAAAGHLTPGCQWWHNGGLLSGATNVMLTITNFQYGKCGTYQMVATNALGAAVTTPVSIFLNTPMRLDSFVFNPTNATAQLRLIGTVNKSYVLQTSPDLIHWFPLSTNLATTGILSLNDSNATNSAGYYRAVPAQ